In Candidatus Hydrogenedentota bacterium, the following proteins share a genomic window:
- the thiE gene encoding thiamine phosphate synthase, which translates to MTHAGRMALFRAGDLYVVITESFCGGRSAIEVLDAVLDAGVRLIQFREKDLDDAELFRRAELFRARIPEGRALLIVDDRVDVALAVGADGVHLGQSDLPVAAARRIAPELIIGASSHNPGEALAAQDAGASYVNIGPIFATQTKTVPTGAIGPDSISVIAPRLHIPFTCMGGIKAHNIGEVTVRGARHVAVVTAVTEAPDVRAAAIELRKAIRGTARP; encoded by the coding sequence ATGACGCACGCCGGACGCATGGCCCTTTTCCGCGCGGGCGATTTGTACGTCGTCATTACCGAATCGTTCTGCGGAGGCAGGAGCGCGATCGAAGTGCTCGACGCCGTGCTCGATGCCGGCGTGCGGCTGATTCAGTTCCGGGAAAAGGATCTGGATGATGCCGAACTGTTTCGCCGGGCGGAGTTGTTTCGCGCCCGGATACCCGAAGGCCGGGCGTTGCTGATTGTAGACGATCGCGTGGATGTGGCGCTGGCCGTGGGCGCGGACGGCGTCCATCTGGGCCAAAGCGATTTGCCGGTCGCGGCGGCGCGACGAATTGCGCCTGAATTGATTATTGGCGCCTCGTCGCATAATCCCGGCGAGGCCCTTGCGGCGCAGGACGCCGGGGCCAGTTATGTCAATATCGGCCCCATTTTCGCCACGCAGACCAAAACCGTTCCCACGGGGGCGATCGGACCGGATAGCATTTCCGTAATCGCGCCGCGCCTTCACATACCCTTTACGTGCATGGGCGGCATCAAGGCGCACAACATCGGCGAGGTGACGGTGCGCGGGGCGCGGCATGTCGCCGTCGTGACGGCCGTGACGGAAGCGCCGGATGTGCGCGCGGCCGCGATCGAATTGCGAAAGGCTATTCGAGGGACTGCACGTCCTTGA
- a CDS encoding neutral/alkaline non-lysosomal ceramidase N-terminal domain-containing protein — protein sequence MTRCMLVSVMLIATLGGSTVSAEPELLAGFSMDTVNPSDGVFLAGYDYNRKCTGIHDDLFAKAAVFHDGKETVALVVIDAISIQYDTAKAIREAAAKQATGIPLAPERVIVQATHTHCAPDTIGIYGADEIQCGRDAAYMAKLVETAAAQVAAAAKALRPVRLAYAETECKGWVDNDSEPDILDSSVTVLLVNDTEGKPLATLTHFACHPTVLEDETLAGSDWVGYFYKAMGVRPGIHLFLQGAIGCWVQPKTPERSYPLAQRYGEDLAAKVLEAVKNPVPIAETAIRFANAVVRVPVENPKFQLMSALGLVSRPFTETVETEVAWFAVGSAQFATHFGETAPEYGFQTKERMKSKPKFVLGLGLDHLGYICPERYFGDAKIPHAKYLTSMSPGPKAGPVMMEALQRIIP from the coding sequence ATGACGAGGTGTATGCTTGTGTCGGTTATGCTCATTGCGACGTTGGGCGGTTCGACTGTTTCGGCAGAGCCGGAATTGCTGGCCGGATTTTCCATGGACACGGTCAATCCGTCCGATGGCGTGTTTCTGGCTGGATACGACTACAACCGCAAATGCACGGGGATTCACGACGATCTCTTCGCAAAGGCTGCCGTGTTCCATGACGGCAAGGAAACCGTGGCCTTGGTCGTGATTGACGCCATCAGCATCCAATACGACACGGCCAAGGCCATTCGCGAGGCCGCCGCCAAACAGGCCACAGGCATCCCGCTGGCGCCCGAACGCGTCATCGTCCAAGCCACCCATACGCATTGCGCGCCGGACACGATAGGCATTTACGGAGCCGACGAAATCCAATGCGGGCGCGATGCCGCCTATATGGCCAAACTCGTCGAGACGGCGGCTGCTCAAGTAGCGGCGGCGGCAAAGGCGCTGCGGCCCGTCCGGCTGGCCTATGCGGAAACCGAATGCAAGGGATGGGTGGACAATGACAGCGAACCGGATATCCTCGACAGTTCCGTCACCGTTCTCCTCGTGAACGACACGGAAGGCAAACCGCTGGCGACGCTGACCCATTTCGCGTGCCACCCGACCGTCCTCGAGGACGAGACGCTTGCCGGCAGCGACTGGGTCGGATACTTCTACAAGGCCATGGGCGTTCGCCCCGGCATCCATTTGTTCCTGCAAGGGGCCATCGGGTGCTGGGTTCAGCCGAAAACCCCGGAACGCTCCTATCCCCTTGCCCAACGATACGGCGAGGATCTCGCCGCGAAGGTTCTCGAAGCCGTGAAAAATCCCGTGCCGATCGCGGAAACGGCGATCCGGTTCGCGAATGCGGTCGTCCGCGTGCCCGTGGAAAATCCAAAATTCCAGTTGATGAGCGCCTTGGGGCTGGTGTCGCGTCCCTTCACCGAAACGGTCGAGACCGAAGTGGCATGGTTCGCGGTGGGTTCGGCGCAATTTGCCACGCACTTCGGCGAAACCGCCCCTGAATACGGCTTTCAAACCAAAGAACGGATGAAATCGAAACCGAAATTCGTTCTTGGCCTGGGATTGGATCATCTCGGCTATATCTGCCCGGAACGCTATTTCGGCGACGCGAAAATTCCGCACGCGAAATATCTGACCAGCATGTCGCCGGGGCCAAAAGCCGGCCCGGTCATGATGGAGGCGCTGCAACGCATCATTCCTTGA
- the thiS gene encoding sulfur carrier protein ThiS: MQIVVNGTTRTVADRLPLLDLLSSLGLKPESTVVEYNGAVLERPRFPELLLNEGDTLELVRFVGGG, encoded by the coding sequence ATGCAGATCGTCGTGAATGGGACAACCCGAACGGTTGCCGATCGCTTGCCGCTTTTGGACTTGTTGTCGTCGCTCGGCCTGAAGCCCGAATCCACGGTGGTCGAATACAACGGCGCCGTGCTTGAAAGGCCCCGTTTTCCGGAATTGTTGCTGAACGAGGGCGACACGCTGGAATTGGTGCGGTTTGTGGGAGGCGGTTGA
- a CDS encoding glycoside hydrolase family 38 C-terminal domain-containing protein — translation MNRLHLICNAHLDPVWLWEWEEGAAEALSTFRTATDLCDENEDFVFNHNEVTLYRYVEEYEPALFERIRKLVAAKRWHIMGGWYLQPDCNMPAGESFVRQILMGKAYFKEKFGVEPTTAINFDPFGHNRGLVQILKKSGYDSYLFCRPFQNDCALPSDDFTWVGFDGSEVTGHRASMFYNQPLGQAREKVERWMKEHPGKSSGLVLWGVGNHGGGPSRVDLERLAQLRAECGEYDILHSTPENYFRELRESGIELPRFENEINPWGPGCYTSQVRIKQKHRLLENTLYQCEKMASSAAIQGLMPYPKEELREALRDLLVAEFHDILPGSSVQPVEDNGLRLMDHGQELLTRVRARAFFALSGGQPKPKEGEIPILVFNPHPFPVRTTVECEFQLPDFQWGEQFTIPIVQQNGARIPSQCEQELGNLNLDWRKRAVFTADLAPFQMNRFDCALEVLRERPKPALKASNGRLVFRADDLDVEINCATGWIDRLAVKGKSYLQEGAFKLLVIADNEDPWETRYQSFRNVIGVFELMDRGEGTRFSGVTQTILESVRVIEDGEVRTVVEALFRYENSFAILHYKLPKQGTEVEIALRVHWNEKSKMLKLAVPTLLNNPKYLGQVAYGVQEFPTTGRECVAQKWTAAVSDEDDRALTCINAGTYGSDFANGELRISLLRGPAYSAHPIGDRPLVRQDRYSPRIDQGERLFRFWFNCGGKTERMKSVDREALVLNERPFALSFNPSGMGQTPKPMIIVEDDIVQLAAFKQAEQSEDYIVRLFEPSGAARTFWLSFPALDFSREITIGAFEIKSFRLNPEMRTLVECDLLERTA, via the coding sequence ATGAACCGGTTGCATTTGATCTGTAACGCGCATTTGGACCCCGTTTGGCTGTGGGAGTGGGAGGAGGGCGCGGCGGAGGCGCTTTCGACGTTCCGGACGGCGACGGACCTGTGCGACGAGAACGAGGATTTCGTTTTCAACCACAACGAAGTGACGCTATACCGTTATGTCGAGGAATACGAGCCGGCGCTGTTTGAGCGGATTCGGAAACTGGTTGCGGCGAAGCGCTGGCATATCATGGGCGGATGGTACCTCCAGCCCGACTGCAACATGCCGGCCGGGGAATCGTTCGTGCGGCAGATCCTGATGGGCAAGGCCTATTTCAAGGAAAAATTCGGGGTAGAGCCCACGACGGCGATCAATTTCGATCCGTTCGGCCACAACCGGGGACTCGTCCAAATCCTAAAAAAATCGGGATACGACTCCTACCTGTTTTGCCGTCCGTTCCAGAACGATTGCGCGCTGCCGTCGGATGATTTCACCTGGGTGGGTTTCGACGGTTCGGAAGTGACGGGACACCGCGCCTCGATGTTCTACAACCAGCCGCTTGGGCAGGCCCGCGAAAAGGTCGAGCGATGGATGAAGGAGCATCCGGGCAAATCGTCGGGTCTGGTGCTCTGGGGTGTCGGCAATCACGGCGGCGGACCGTCGCGCGTGGACCTCGAACGGCTCGCGCAACTCAGGGCGGAATGCGGCGAATACGACATCCTGCATTCGACGCCGGAAAATTATTTCCGGGAATTGCGCGAAAGCGGCATTGAACTGCCGCGTTTCGAAAACGAGATCAATCCATGGGGGCCGGGATGCTACACGTCGCAGGTGCGCATCAAGCAAAAGCATCGCCTGCTCGAAAACACGCTGTACCAATGCGAAAAGATGGCGTCGTCGGCCGCGATTCAAGGCCTGATGCCCTATCCGAAAGAGGAACTGCGCGAGGCGCTGCGCGACCTGCTCGTGGCGGAATTCCACGACATCCTGCCCGGTTCCTCGGTGCAACCGGTGGAGGACAACGGACTGCGGCTGATGGATCACGGCCAGGAACTGCTGACGCGCGTGCGGGCGCGGGCCTTCTTCGCATTGTCCGGCGGCCAGCCGAAACCGAAGGAGGGTGAAATTCCGATTCTCGTGTTCAATCCGCATCCCTTCCCGGTGCGGACGACCGTCGAGTGCGAGTTCCAGTTGCCGGATTTCCAGTGGGGCGAACAGTTTACGATCCCAATCGTCCAGCAGAACGGCGCACGCATCCCAAGCCAGTGCGAACAGGAACTGGGCAACCTGAACCTCGACTGGCGCAAACGCGCGGTGTTCACGGCGGATCTCGCGCCGTTCCAAATGAACCGGTTCGACTGTGCGCTCGAAGTGCTGCGCGAGCGACCCAAGCCGGCGTTGAAAGCCTCGAACGGGCGCCTTGTGTTCCGTGCGGACGACCTTGACGTCGAAATCAATTGCGCCACCGGCTGGATTGACCGACTGGCAGTAAAGGGCAAATCCTATCTGCAAGAAGGCGCGTTCAAACTGCTCGTTATCGCCGACAATGAGGATCCATGGGAGACACGCTATCAGAGTTTTCGGAACGTCATCGGCGTGTTCGAGTTGATGGATCGCGGCGAAGGCACGCGGTTCTCCGGAGTCACGCAGACGATCCTCGAATCGGTGCGCGTGATCGAAGACGGCGAGGTACGGACCGTTGTCGAGGCGCTGTTCCGGTATGAAAATTCATTCGCTATTCTTCACTACAAACTGCCGAAGCAGGGCACGGAAGTCGAAATTGCCCTCCGCGTCCATTGGAACGAAAAGAGCAAGATGCTCAAACTGGCCGTGCCGACCCTCCTCAACAATCCCAAATATCTCGGCCAAGTCGCCTATGGCGTGCAGGAATTCCCAACGACCGGCCGCGAATGCGTGGCGCAGAAATGGACGGCCGCCGTGTCGGACGAAGACGATCGTGCGCTGACGTGCATCAACGCGGGGACGTACGGCTCCGACTTCGCGAATGGCGAACTGCGGATCAGTCTGTTGCGCGGCCCCGCGTATTCGGCGCATCCGATTGGCGATCGGCCGTTGGTCCGGCAGGATCGATATTCGCCCCGCATAGACCAAGGCGAACGCCTGTTCAGGTTCTGGTTTAATTGCGGCGGCAAAACGGAGCGCATGAAATCGGTGGATCGCGAGGCGCTTGTGCTGAACGAACGCCCGTTCGCATTGTCGTTCAATCCGTCCGGCATGGGCCAAACGCCCAAACCGATGATCATCGTCGAAGACGACATCGTGCAATTGGCCGCATTCAAGCAGGCGGAACAATCCGAAGACTATATCGTGCGGCTCTTCGAACCGTCCGGCGCCGCGCGGACCTTCTGGTTGTCTTTTCCCGCGCTGGATTTTTCGCGAGAAATCACGATAGGCGCGTTCGAGATCAAGTCCTTCCGTCTCAATCCAGAAATGCGGACGCTGGTCGAGTGCGATCTGCTCGAACGAACCGCATGA
- a CDS encoding Gfo/Idh/MocA family oxidoreductase, which translates to MAVQTNRRVFLKASTAAALGTAVTNMAFGQNAPDAARVLRVGVVGVGGRGTGLLGILLGRKDVAVPAVCDINETHLNRALGMVEKAGQPKPEGYGSGEEAYKHLMERSDLDAVIIATPWNWHTPMAVHGMKCGKYVGVEVPAAMSFEECWALVNTHEETKVPCMMLENWSFRRDNLAVLRMIREGILGEIVHCHCAHSHDCIDHWFFDPQGNIRWGGEFLVRYNRDQYPTHSMGPVLSWMNINCGDAFATATSTATDSRAINAYFTRKFGADHPNAKRKYRQGDIVTTVVRTHLGKSIVINYDMQLPRPYDNRWMIQGTLGLYDEDKASVYIVDRSPKYHEWEPFAPYQEQYEHPWWKAMLGDSAARSHGGTDDLELAQFLDAVRNRTQTPIDVYDSVTMCSIIALSERSIALGSAPVECPDFTRGKWKTQAPRFALA; encoded by the coding sequence ATGGCGGTGCAAACGAATCGGCGGGTTTTTTTGAAGGCCAGCACGGCGGCGGCGCTGGGCACGGCGGTAACGAACATGGCATTCGGACAGAACGCGCCGGACGCGGCTCGCGTTTTGCGTGTCGGCGTGGTCGGAGTCGGCGGCCGGGGGACGGGCTTGTTGGGCATCCTGCTCGGCAGGAAAGATGTGGCCGTTCCCGCCGTGTGCGACATCAACGAGACCCATCTGAACCGCGCCCTCGGCATGGTGGAAAAGGCCGGCCAGCCGAAACCCGAAGGGTACGGTTCTGGAGAAGAGGCCTACAAGCACTTGATGGAGCGTTCGGATCTCGACGCGGTAATTATCGCCACGCCTTGGAATTGGCACACGCCGATGGCGGTGCATGGCATGAAATGCGGGAAATACGTGGGCGTCGAGGTGCCCGCGGCCATGTCCTTCGAGGAATGCTGGGCTTTGGTCAACACGCACGAGGAGACGAAAGTCCCCTGCATGATGCTCGAAAACTGGAGTTTCCGGCGGGACAACCTAGCCGTGCTGCGGATGATTCGCGAGGGAATCCTCGGCGAAATCGTCCACTGCCATTGCGCGCATTCGCACGATTGTATTGACCATTGGTTCTTCGACCCGCAGGGCAATATCCGCTGGGGCGGCGAGTTTCTTGTCCGCTACAACCGCGACCAGTATCCCACACACAGCATGGGGCCGGTCCTGAGTTGGATGAACATCAACTGCGGCGACGCCTTCGCCACGGCCACCTCGACCGCCACCGACTCGCGCGCCATCAACGCCTATTTCACGCGCAAGTTCGGCGCGGACCATCCAAACGCGAAACGCAAATACAGGCAAGGCGACATTGTGACGACCGTGGTGCGGACGCATCTCGGAAAATCAATCGTAATCAACTACGACATGCAGTTGCCGCGTCCCTACGACAACCGGTGGATGATCCAAGGCACGCTGGGCCTGTACGACGAGGACAAGGCCTCGGTGTACATCGTGGATCGGAGTCCAAAATATCACGAGTGGGAGCCGTTCGCGCCATACCAGGAACAGTACGAGCACCCGTGGTGGAAGGCGATGCTCGGCGATTCCGCCGCGCGCAGCCACGGCGGCACGGACGACCTCGAACTGGCGCAATTTCTCGACGCCGTTCGAAACCGGACCCAGACGCCCATTGATGTGTACGATTCGGTAACGATGTGTTCCATCATTGCGCTGTCCGAGCGATCGATTGCGCTGGGCAGCGCGCCGGTCGAATGTCCGGACTTCACGCGCGGCAAATGGAAAACGCAAGCGCCGCGGTTTGCGCTGGCGTAG